One region of Streptomyces leeuwenhoekii genomic DNA includes:
- a CDS encoding peptidoglycan recognition protein family protein, protein MRGYLGSSIGVTCAAALALPLAPPAAAASARPAPPAEAPATGEAGRTGQPAPAADRSYAPGGTQSLPLQPLPGDRAPGVAEQGLPARDVQRFSLVGVVWDEPDTELHGRVQVRTRATATGAWSPWQDLETHHADHGADPGTAERTSGRVRGATAPLWVGESDGVQVRVRAEGGDGLRTGGVPVAGGLPTGLRLELVDPGADTAPAQGPSTAERSRTGAPGTRPAEAAATASGAGPAPRGAAELPALSRAETERELRAGALTGQQQKTKPYIGPRPAIVTRSGWKADETLREKTFVYTKKVKAAFVHHTASGNNYTCAQAPSVIRSIYRYHVGSMGWRDIGYNFLVDKCGKIYEGRAGGVAKPVLGAHTLGFNTNSMGVAVIGTYSSTKPSSSAVKAVAQLAAWKLGLHGMNPKGKTSLTSGGGNLYPKGKSVRLNVISGHRDGFLTACPGGKLYGKLGTARSTAAKYQGR, encoded by the coding sequence ATGCGTGGATATCTTGGTTCCTCCATCGGCGTCACCTGTGCGGCCGCCCTCGCCCTTCCCCTCGCCCCGCCCGCAGCCGCGGCGAGCGCGAGACCGGCGCCACCCGCGGAAGCCCCCGCGACCGGAGAGGCGGGGCGGACCGGGCAGCCGGCACCCGCGGCCGACCGGTCGTACGCCCCCGGCGGCACCCAGTCGCTCCCCCTGCAGCCGCTGCCCGGCGACCGCGCCCCCGGCGTCGCCGAACAGGGCCTGCCCGCCCGTGACGTACAGCGCTTCTCGCTGGTCGGCGTGGTCTGGGACGAGCCGGACACCGAGCTGCACGGCCGCGTCCAGGTCCGCACCCGCGCCACCGCCACCGGCGCCTGGTCCCCCTGGCAGGACCTCGAGACGCACCACGCCGACCACGGCGCCGACCCCGGCACGGCCGAGCGCACCTCCGGGCGGGTGCGCGGAGCCACCGCGCCGCTGTGGGTGGGCGAGTCCGACGGCGTCCAGGTGCGGGTGCGGGCGGAGGGCGGGGACGGCCTCCGGACGGGGGGTGTCCCGGTCGCCGGGGGCCTGCCCACCGGGCTGCGCCTCGAACTCGTCGATCCCGGCGCGGACACCGCCCCGGCCCAGGGGCCTTCGACGGCCGAACGGTCCCGCACCGGCGCTCCCGGCACCCGGCCGGCCGAAGCCGCCGCCACGGCGTCCGGTGCCGGGCCCGCCCCGCGCGGCGCCGCCGAGCTCCCCGCGCTCAGCCGTGCCGAGACCGAGCGCGAGCTGCGCGCCGGTGCCCTGACGGGGCAGCAGCAGAAGACCAAGCCGTACATCGGCCCGCGACCGGCCATCGTCACGCGCAGCGGCTGGAAGGCGGACGAGACGCTGCGGGAGAAGACGTTCGTCTACACGAAGAAGGTGAAGGCGGCGTTCGTGCACCACACGGCGTCCGGCAACAACTACACCTGCGCGCAGGCCCCGTCGGTCATCCGCAGCATCTACCGCTACCACGTGGGCAGCATGGGCTGGCGGGACATCGGCTACAACTTCCTCGTCGACAAGTGCGGAAAGATCTACGAGGGCCGTGCCGGGGGCGTGGCCAAGCCGGTCCTGGGCGCGCACACCCTCGGGTTCAACACCAACAGCATGGGCGTTGCCGTCATCGGCACGTACAGCTCCACCAAGCCGTCCTCCTCCGCCGTCAAGGCCGTCGCACAGCTGGCCGCGTGGAAGCTCGGGCTGCACGGGATGAACCCGAAGGGCAAGACGTCCCTGACCTCCGGCGGGGGCAATCTCTACCCGAAGGGAAAGAGCGTGCGGCTGAACGTCATCTCCGGCCACCGGGACGGCTTCCTCACGGCCTGCCCCGGAGGGAAGCTGTACGGCAAGCTCGGCACCGCTCGCTCCACCGCGGCGAAGTACCAGGGGCGCTGA